The following proteins are co-located in the Silene latifolia isolate original U9 population chromosome 1, ASM4854445v1, whole genome shotgun sequence genome:
- the LOC141649680 gene encoding uncharacterized protein LOC141649680 codes for MKDILTKKRTFDDVETIAFTAECTALLKNKSPPKLKDPGSFSISCTIGTYTIDKALCDLGASMSVMPYSICDKLNMGVLKCTSVTLQMADRSIKCPLGVLQDVSVKVGKFLIPVDFIVLDMAEDAQIPIIFGRPFLHTARAVIDVKNGDDDI; via the exons atgaaagatattttaactaagaagaggacttttgacGATGTTGAAACTATAGCATTCACCGCCGAGTGTACTGCTCTTTTGAAAAAtaagtcccctcctaagttaaaagatcccggtagcttttctattTCATGCACCATTGGCACCTATACaattgataaagctttatgtgatttaggtgcTAGTATGAGTGTAATGCCATATTCTATTTGTGATAAGCTAAATATGGGAGTCTTGAAATGTACTagtgtcacattgcaaatggcggatcgTTCTATAAAATGTCCTTTGGGAGTTTTGCAGGATGTTTCGGTAAAAGTCGGTAAGTTTTTAATTCCGGTTGATTTcattgttcttgacatggccgaagatgcccaaatcccaatcatttttGGTAGACCCTTTCTACATACCGCACgtgcggtaattgatgtcaagaatg gtgatgatgatATTTGA